In the Diceros bicornis minor isolate mBicDic1 chromosome X, mDicBic1.mat.cur, whole genome shotgun sequence genome, ACTCTGGATATTTCAAACAGAATATTGTTGAGAGCAACGCTGGAGGCTGTTACATCAGTCCCACCTGACGTTAAAGCTTGTCCTACGCCGGCAAAGGAAGAACAGCTTGCTGATTGTTAGTGGAATCAGTTTGGTGGCTGATTGGATCTGGGAAGCTGGGTTCCCTCCCAGGTACTGGTGTGGTTGTTATTGGCCTGAGAGAAGGCAAGATTCACATGCTTTCTCAGTGTATGGCTGGTGTCCAGTCTAACCCAGGGACGCACGCACCTCTGTTCTTTATAAATCTTGCTCCATTTTTTCAACACagtttctctctccccctcctcctcctcctctaagATTCCTTCCCTGCGAGTGCCATCTGTCAGATAATGCTGTCCTATCTGGACAGGCAGAGGAGTTTCCTTTCTGGGGTTTGCGGGATTGGTCCCTTAGGGAAGATTGGCACTTTGTTTGCCCTCCCATGGTGTTAGCCTAAGACGTAGTACATGGTAAGTGGACCACTGATGTGTCTTCAAACGTGTGTTTTTGTTCCCCTTCTCAGAATACAATGATGGTGGTAGCTCacctcaaggaagaaatcaaaattggagttctTTCCGAGGTAATTTTGGCAAAAGGAACCCTCGTTATGAACATGGTGGATATGAGCCTTGGCCTTCACATCGCCGGGAGGATGATGGAAACATGGTGATGAGGGATGTCCAGGAGGACCCCCAAGTAAGACAGTAAGTGACCAGGCATCCTGGTTTGCATGTAGCAGCCCCTGGGACTATGCAGCTCTTTCACTCTCCATGGTCTTTTTCTTCTGTCACTGGAAAACTGAAGAGTACTGGAAGTGGAATAATGGTTGAGCAATCCTAattgtagtcctgctgtcaaaGAGGCAAAGGTGTATAGAAGACTTTCTTAGCATTTATGGCCACCCACTTTCTTTCCACTTCCCCCCTTCAGCACTCCCTATACCATTCGACGCAAAAACAGAAGAGTGATATGGCGTAATGAAGACCATATCCATATGGCTGTGTGGAGAAACAGAAAACCTCTGGAGAGAGAAGTGGGAGGGAACACAAGAGATGGAACCCCAGGGAGCTGGTTCAAGATCACAGTGAGTGTCCTAAAAAAATGTATGGAATGTGCAGGAGAGAAAGGTCAGGGGAGTGTGTTGGTCTCATGTAGAGATGCCAGGTACTTTACTGGGGACAGTTTGTAAtctgttcttttgttgttgttgttgttgttttatcgttttatttatttattttttctttattgtgaaatttttgttgtacattattttttgtcagtcaccatataaatgtatcCCTTCCCTTCCTTGTACCCGCCCCTCatccctcttgcccctggtaaccccagacagttttctctgtctatgtgttggtttatcttccacttatgagtgaaatagTGTGGGgtttgtctttctatttctgtcttgtttcgcttaacataataccatcCAGGtctatccacgttgttgcaaatggggtgattttgtcatttttatggctgagtagtattccattctgtatatgtactacatgttctttatccactcatcagtcgagggaTGCTTGAGTTGcgtccatgtcttggctataatgaataatgctgcaatgaacataggggtgcataagcctctttggattgctgatttcaggttcgttgggtagatacccagtagtaggatagctggatcataaggtatttctgttttttaattttttgagaaatatccatactgttttctatagaggctgtggcagtttgcattcccaccagcagtgaattagggttcctgtttctccacagtctctccaacatttgttgttttttgtctcagtgattatagccattctaatgggtgtaagatgatatcttagtgtagttttgatttgcatttccctgatgattagtgatgttgaacatcttttcatgtgcctgtgggccatctgtatatcttctttggagaagtgtctgttcatttcctctgcccattttttgatgggttttttttttttttgttattcaggtgtgtgagttctttatatattatggagattaaacccttgtcagatatatggtttgcagatattttttcccagctggtgggttgcctattcatATTGATCCTGTTtcgtttgccttgtagaagctctttaatctgatgaagtcccacttgtttattttttcttttgtttcccttttccgagtagacatggaattcgagaagatccctttatgaccaatgacgaatagtgtgctgcctatattttcttccaggagttttgtagtttcaagtctcaccttcaggtctttgatgcattttgagttaatttttctgtatggtgaaAGCAGGtggtctacattcattcttttgcaagtggctgccAAGTTTTCctggcaccatttattgaagagactttcctttctccattgtatgatctttgCTCCTTTATCGAAGATTAGCCGcccatagatgtgaggttttatttctggactttcagttctgttccattgatctgtgtgtctgtttttgtaccagtaccatgctgttttgattattatcgctttgtagtgtattttgaagtcagggattgtgatgcctcctgctttgttcttttttctcaggatcgctttagctgttcggggtcttttgttgccccatatgaattttagtattctttgttatatttccgtgaagaatgtccttaggattctgattgggattgcattgaatctgtagattgctttaggtagtatggacattttaactatgtttattcttccaatctatgtgcatggaatatttttccatttcattatgtcatcattgatttcactcaataatgtcttatagttttcattgtataggtctttcacttcattggttaaatttattcctatatattttattctttttgttgcaattgtaaatgggattttcttgagttctctttctgtcagttcaTTGTTgacgtatagaaatgcaactgatttctgtaaatcGATGTggaatcctgcaactttgctgtggttgttgattatttctaatatttttccaatggattccttatagttttctatatataagatcatgtcatctgcaaacagcgggagtttcacttcttcgttgcctatttgtattccttttattcctctttcttgcctaattgctctggccagaacctccagtactatgttgaataagagtggcgacccttgtcttgttcctgttttcagaggaatggctttcagtttttccccattgaagatgatgttggctgtgggtttgtcacatatggcctttaccatgttgaggttctttctttctatacccatttttgagagtttttatcataaatggatgttgtatcttgtcaaatgccttctctgcggctattgaggtgatcatgtggtttttattccttgttctgttaatgtggtgtatcacattgatttgtggatgttgaaccatccctgtgtccctggaataaatcccacttgatcatggtgtattatttttttaacgtattgctgtactggttttgccaatattttgttgaggatttttgcatctatgttcatcagcgatattggtctgtagttttccttcttagtattgtctttgtctggctttggtataagggtgatgttggcctcatagtatgtgttgggaagtgttccatcttcctctactttttgggatattttgagaaggatagatgttatatcttatttgaatgtttggtaaaattctctggagaagccatctggtcctggacttttgttttttgggaggtttttgattactgtttcaatctctttgcttgtgattgggcTATTCaggttctccatttcttcttgattcagttttgggaggttgtatgagtctaagaatttatttattgcttctacattgtccaatttgttggcatatagtttttcatcgtattctcttataatcttttgtatttctgtgatagcccttgtaatttctcctttttcctttctgactttatttatctgagccttctctctttttttcttggtcagtctggctaagggtttgtcaattttgtttatctgctcaaagaaccagctctttgtttcattgatcctttctactgttttgttttgttttttgctttgatttcatttatttctgctctgagttttattatttccctccttctgctgactttaggctttgtttgttctgctttttctaAATCTGTtcggcatagtttgaggttgcttatttgggcttttcttgtttgttaaggtgggcctttattgctatgagtttccctctcaggaacgcttttgctgtgtcccctacgagttggtatggtatattttcgttttcatttgtctccagatatgttttgatttctcctttaatttcgtcaatgatccattggttgttcaatagcatgttgtttgGTGTCCACGTCTTTGTCACTTTTCtagctttttcttgtagttgatttctagcttcatggcgttatggttggaaaagatgcttgttatgatttcaatcttcttaaatttatagaggcatgctttgtttcccaacttatggtctattcttgagaatgttccatgcatgcttgagaaaaaggtgtaatctgctgtgttttgaTGGAgagctctatatatatctattaagtccatctcgtcaagtttttcatttaagtctgttatttccttattgactttctgtctggatgatctatccattgatgtaagtggggtgttaagatcccctactattattgtgttgttgttaatatctccttttaggtttgttaatagttgctttatgtacttgggtgctcctgtgttgggtgcatatatatttataagtgatatgttttcttggtggagtgtcccttttatcgttatattttgcccctctttgtctctcattgcctgttttatcttgaagtcaactttgtgtGATACAAGTATggtaacacctgctttcttttgtttgccattagcttggattattgtcttctatcctttcactctgagcctgtgtttgtctttcgaGCTGAGAtgtttcctagaggcagcatactgttgggtcttgtttttttttttttttttttgtgaggaagatcaaccctgagctaacatctgccaatcttcctcttttttctgaggaagactggccctgggctaacatccatgcccatcttcctccactttatgtgggacgccaccacagcatcgcccgacaagtggtgtgtcagtgctgcacctgggatctgaaccggcgaaccgtggggcaccgcagtggagcgtatgtgcttaactgcttgtgccactgggccagcccctgttgggtcttgttttttaattcataccaccactctgtgtcttttgattggagagttcaatccatttacatttagggtaattattgatatatgagggcttattgttgctattttatctctcattttccagttgttttgtatttcttttgtttctcatcccatgtgttttggactaccaattcagttttgtAGTTCTATATGGAGGttctcttagttttatttttttatttatcgtGTGTGACTCTGTTTGggttatttggttagtggttaccatcaggtatttataaaaatatcacagatgtgatagtccattttttgtcTGCCTCTTATTCCTTTAGACTAAGTCAGTTTGATCCCTTTCCtgttccccttctaagttattgttgtcacaacttattccatcttatattgtgagtttgtgtttaaagtgatgagattatatttatttttggtgttttccttcccttgatctttggttttataattaagtgtttgctaatctattctgatagagagctgcaatttttctggttttgtcaacctattttcttccttgttcaaaactctgtaccccctttctcttttttttctcaggcatgagggcctgcTTGAGCACTTCTTATATTGGGTGTCTTgtagcaatgaactcccttagtatttgtttatctgggatagttattatttctccgtcatatttgaaggatatttttgctggatagagtattcttggcgaAGTTTTTgtatttcagaattttgaatctgtcattccactctctcttagcctgtaaagtttctgccgagaaatcggctgagagcctgataggaattcctttgtacgttgttttttttttttgtctagctgcccttagtgttgtttctttgtcattaacttttgcaagctttactactatatgcctttgagtgggtctttttgtgttgatatatttagtagatctattgatttcattcgctcgtatttccagctccttccccaggtttgggaagttctcagctattatttcattGAACaaattctctgctcctttttccctctcttctcgcTCTGgcatacctataatccttatgttggatatcctaattgagttggatatttctcagagagtttcttcatttctttttagtcttagttctccttcttctttcatCTTGAGCATATCTGCATtactgtcctcaatattgctaattctttcctccatattgtcaattctgatgcttaaggtttccagatttgtctttatctcttctattttgtttttcatctctaagatttataattggtttttctttatagtttcaatctcttttgtgaagaaattcctgatttcattgaattgtctatctgtgtttccttgtatttcattgagcttttttatgatagctcttttgaattctctgtcattaacgttatacatttctgtgctttcagggttgatttctgggtgcttgtcattttccttttggtctggagatttaatgtatCTTTACaagtgcctgtcagtgttggcttatttttcctcatagtgaaaatatctaGTCGAAGTccctcttgctgccactgggtgggcgtcaagagctgtgtattctgtgcCCGCCCCAATCAGCGGGTGCTCTGGTCAGCCTGCAGCTGAGCTGAGGCGTGGCTGAGCTGAAGCCCACCTGAAGTGAAGTgcggctgagtggaggctgctgggagtGGAGCacgggaacagctggagctggagtgtgggaacagctgggactggaacGCAGCTAGGCCAAAGAAGCTGGGGCCTGGGTGTGGGTGGGCCAAGGAAGCCAGAGCTGAAGCATGGCTGAGCTTCAGTGCAGCTGAGCagaagcagctggagctggagcatgggaacagctggggctggggcacaGCTGGGTggacacagctggagctggagtgtggttGGGTTGAAGCAACTGTAGCTGAAGTGTGGGTGGgctgaagaagcaggagctggagctggagtgccactggaCCAAAGAAGCAGGAACTGCAGCATGGCTGGGCTGAAGTAGcttgtgccaagtcagctggagcctgagcgcAGCTGAGCCCAAGCAACTGGAGCCATGGGGCGGTTGAGCTGATGGAGCTAGGGGTGGGCCACAGTCAAGCCAATGCAGCTGTGGGCCGTGGCACGGTTGAGCCaatgcagctggggctgtggcgcgGTCAAgcagggagcagctggggcttgggtgcagttGGAACTGAGCCACTAGTGCCGGGGTGCAGGTGTGCCACTGCCACTGGTGCGAGGCCTTCAGgggggccactgcctctggtgggACCAGGGCTCTAGGGGTCACtgccactggggcctgggtgtgGGTGCGCTGCTGCCGCTGTTTCCCTGGGTGCCAGGGGTTGCCACCTCTGGGGCCAGAGTGGAAGTGCACCACTGCCGCTGGTGCTGGGGTGTGGGCGCGCTGCTACAGCTGGTGCCAGGGCTCCAgggggctgctgctgctgggggtgGGTCTCTGGGGAGCTGCTGCCTGGTATCGGGGCACAGGCGTGCCACCGCCgctggtggggctggggtgcTGGGGGGACTGCCGCTGGTGccagggctctgggaaactgCTGCTGGGGGCAGGGCATGGGTGCATTTCCACCGCTGGCTCTGGGTCTGGGGCCGGGCTGCAGTGCCGCTGAGCTAATGCTGTAGGGCCACTGTGCTGAAGCTCCAGGTGGAAAAGTGGGGGCAGGGGCACTTACTTTCATCTCCCTGATCCCAGAGGTTTCTcgcttccctgtctctctgtgcTCTCCTGaagggctagcttgttgaaagtaccctcacaacagttctgctccctcgAGAGGGGGATTCCACActggctgtgaggggtcttggagagcaccaGTTTTCCCATGGAgggctgccccccccccccccgagagccGTGTGGTCTCAGTCTCAGCGTCGtagaccttggagaaggaagggagctcctcttaactccttccacttcctctggggattccagcacctcagcccTTGGGTGTATGGctccctgggtgcctcagacatcccctgtgttgtgtgaataatTTCTGTTAGAATATGAATGtactttttgttgtgtcttagagggggaaaGTTGAATGGGGGAAGCTCAATCCGCCATGATGCTGTTGTCACTCCCCTGTCAACTGTCCTTTTTATTACAAGGAGTTAACATTCTTGTTCATCTAAGGGCAAATTCAGAGAAGCCATATAAAGGAAACAGGCTGACTGTAGGGAGAACAGAGGAGACTGCTTACAGGCAAAGATGGAAACTACGGCCAAGAAGATGGAGCAGCTCCACAAGGGATGTCTCAGTTTGGCTCAAGCTGAGTGTGGAGGATGGGGTGTTGAGTCTCTGGAGACCCAGTCTGAGGTGCAAGCAGGGTCTGCACTAGGTAGAATCACCTGGAACTTTATAAAAGGAAGATCATGCCTAACACCTTAAGTTGATTATTTGGAGGAGATATTTGGATGGAGAGAAAAGGAATTTAGGAAACCCATATTTGGcacaaacataaaaaatcatgtcAGTAGTCCCTTCTTTTCAAATCCTTTAAAGCTCAATAGAAGGTTGTAAAAGAATACCGTTGGATCTGTTCTCCAGGCTTAATTCCAtgttgtctctcttctctcccgtCCCTCCTTTTCACCCTTAGATTCCCTATGGGCGAAAGTATGACAAGACGTGGCTAATGGATTCAGTCCAGAGCCATTGCAGTGTCCCCTTCACTCCAGTGGATGTAAGAGAAGATGGTGAAGGCAGATGAGTGGGCACAGGGAAGGGGGAGAGACCTGGCTCAGCAGGGGCCATTGGCCTCTGACTGTTGCTGTTGCCTTTAATCCCCTTAGTTCCACTACGTGAAAAACTGGGCTCGGTTCTTTGTCCAAGATGCTGGCGTTGCCTCTGCATTAATGGAAGTCAGCTACAAGATTTGTGACCATGAGAACCGAAAGGTGTCTGTTGAGGGAATTACCTGTACCCAGTCTCAAGGGAGGAGGACAGCCAGGGGCCCATTGTCGTCTTTGGAATTAGAGTTCCTGGTGCTTACTCCACCTCTCCTTCCTGCAGATATCTATCTTGGTCAGTCCCTCTGCTGAGCCGTACTCTGTGCAGTATAAGTTGGagcccaaagaaatggagcagcTAAAGGTAATGTAGACTCAAGGTACACTCTGAGCTCACAACCAGACCCACTtcttcttcccccagcccctgatttCCCTATCACCACCACAGTCTCAGAGcggctctctccatctctctctgcaGCTGACCATGAACAAACGATATGATGTCTCCCAGCAAGCTCTTGACCTCCAGAGGATTCGCTTTGACCCAGGTATTGCTGACAGCAGTAATTCTAGGGTAGGTGAGGGCAGAGAGATCTGCCTGGGAGGGAGATTTAGGGCTGGTAAAGTGGGGAGGGGTTGGTGCTGGCCCTGGACCCCTCTCagccttcatttttgttttttttaaagattttatttatttatttttcccttcaaagccccagtagatagctgtatgtcatagttgcacatcctctagttgctgtatgtgggatgcggcctcagcatggccggagaagcagtgggtccagtgcacgcccgggatccgaacccaggccgccagcagaggagcgcgcgcacccaaccacaaagccacggggccggcccccgctcTCAGCCTTCTGATTCTCTCTTCTTGTCTTTCTGAAGACTTAGTGGACCATGATATTGATATAATCCTGAATCGAAGAAACTGCATGGCTGCCACCCTGCAGATCATCGAGAAGAATTTCCCCAAGGTGAGGCCTTAGGCCTAGTGCTGATATTATGGTAGGGGATGGAACAGATGGGATGCAGGGCAGATTTGTCTCCCAGGCCCTAGATAGTAACCATCACTCTAACTCTTCATCCCCACAAGCTATTGTCTTTAAACTTGTGCGACAACAAAGTGTACCGGCTGGATGGCCTGTCTGATATTACGCAGAAGGCGCCCACAGTCAAGATCCTGAACCTCTCCAAAAATGAGGTGGGAAGAGGGAGCCAATCAAAGTTGGTTGAGAGTGGGTGGTGGTGCTCATCAGAGTGATGACAGGAGGCAGGTGAAGTTACctgtggggagagtcagggctgGGGGTACAGGGGCCCAGGTATCTCTCTTTCCCTGGGacacattttctcatttcctccccATATTTCTCAGCTGAAGTCAGCCAGGGAGTTGGACAAGATGAGAGGACTGAGACTTGAAGAGCTGTGGCTGGAAGGGAACCCCTTGTGTTACACCTTTCAAGACCAGTCCACCTACATAAGGTCAGTGTGAACCCCTGTCACACTTCCTGGGGACTGTCACCCATAGGAGCCTGAACAACCCCTGATAACGTCCCTCCATAGGAGGAGGCAGCCTTGGTCCTCTGGGAGGACCACAGGCCTTCTCTTTTCTGTGTCCCTCATCTGTGCTTAGAGGGCTACTTTCCTTCTTCTGACCAGCTCACCTCTTCAGGTGCTCTGGGGACTGTTTCCCGACTCTGCACCTAGCTTTCTCTAGCATGCTCTCCCAAGAGCATGCTCCAGGAAGCGTGGCTCCCTCTACTCACCAGGACCAGCAGTGACCAGCCTTGAGCCAGATGCTGGTGCCCTGGACTGAGAAGGTCCTCCAGACCAAGGTCTCGTGCTGACACATGCCTTCCTGCTTCTGAGCCAATATGGATTTTGCCTCCCCTGCCCTGAGAGGGGTCCTCTTTCCCTtattccaaaagggtctgtcctCCAATCCCAGGCTGCCATGGGGTTTTCCCTGCACCATGCTGAGGTCCGAGTTCCCAGCTGGCTTCTGTCATGACATCCGTTCCTCTGGCACAAGGCCAGGAGCTGCGTACTCCTTGGTAGAAACCCGGGTTTCCTGAGTCAAGGGGCCAGAAGTGGGCCACTGCCAGTGAGAGGGCTTCCTGAGGCAGGATTGGAGGGCCATAGAGCAGAAGTGGTTGAGGAGACAGAAGAATATGCCTCTCAGGGGCactgcccctccctccatccacacATCATGTCATCCTGCCTGGTCCTTCACAGGAGCCCTGGGTCACCCAAGATGGGTGTGATTTTTCAGACAAGGAATCAACTAAGACAGGCACAGGTGCACAGGGGCCATCTGGATAGAAGGCAGTGATCATAAGAGGGGCCACCCACCGGCAGCCCCATGCTGAGCTGGGGCCTGACCCTGACTCCTTCTGGGGAAGGTCTCCTGCCCCCAGGGCTgctccattttccattcccagctCAGACTGAGTTCACACAGGTGAAAAAGTGTCAACCAATATCCAATAGGCCCCCAGCCTAACAAGTGCGTGTTTTCCATTTCTGTCTTGAGTCCAGGGCCAGCCAGGGCAGATGAAGGAAAGGGCTGCAGCAGGGAAGTCATtacccctttcttctctcttcttccctgacTTCCACCACCATGGCagagcttc is a window encoding:
- the LOC131401257 gene encoding nuclear RNA export factor 2-like, with amino-acid sequence MVMRDVQEDPQVRHTPYTIRRKNRRVIWRNEDHIHMAVWRNRKPLEREVGGNTRDGTPGSWFKITIPYGRKYDKTWLMDSVQSHCSVPFTPVDFHYVKNWARFFVQDAGVASALMEVSYKICDHENRKISILVSPSAEPYSVQYKLEPKEMEQLKLTMNKRYDVSQQALDLQRIRFDPDLVDHDIDIILNRRNCMAATLQIIEKNFPKLLSLNLCDNKVYRLDGLSDITQKAPTVKILNLSKNELKSARELDKMRGLRLEELWLEGNPLCYTFQDQSTYISAIREYFPDLLRLDGQELLQPIMVDIDTPYLIKPCKESYKRCETLKNLVLQFLQEYYLIYDSGDRQGLVGAYHDEACFSLTIPFNPEDAAPSSLCKYFKDNRNIKKLKDPYLRVQLLKHTKVDVVRSLCVLPKTQHDFSSFSVETWFQTERMLCFSVNGVFKEGESQSSVHAFTRTFITIPASNSSLCIVNDQLFVRDTTHNETQSTFFIPVPTPTSSSMPTLSQEQQEIVQAFSTQSGMNLQWSQKRLQDDE